One Paenibacillus riograndensis SBR5 DNA segment encodes these proteins:
- a CDS encoding spore coat protein CotJB translates to MEANACEPRYYEMLEQLQTLDFALVELNLYLNTHPEDLRAIEQFNQLTQERTRLANQFQELYGPLQSFGRAYSKCPWEWNQTPWPWQV, encoded by the coding sequence ATGGAAGCAAATGCTTGCGAGCCGCGTTATTATGAAATGCTGGAGCAGCTGCAAACTCTCGATTTTGCTCTGGTGGAGCTGAATTTGTATTTGAATACCCACCCTGAGGATCTAAGGGCCATCGAGCAGTTCAATCAGCTTACACAAGAGCGCACCCGGCTGGCAAATCAGTTCCAGGAGTTGTACGGTCCGCTGCAGAGCTTCGGCCGCGCCTATTCGAAATGTCCATGGGAATGGAACCAGACTCCTTGGCCTTGGCAGGTCTAG
- a CDS encoding lysylphosphatidylglycerol synthase domain-containing protein, with protein sequence MHVDVPFQSALGIYTVAAVAGLVSLAPGGIGGFDLIALLGLQALGYPPEKSVQINSNHPEKDATLATAWHKYVTGNVRRPTDAAPVALLIKLSI encoded by the coding sequence TTGCACGTTGATGTTCCTTTTCAATCGGCATTAGGCATTTACACCGTCGCTGCAGTGGCTGGTCTTGTCAGTTTAGCACCCGGCGGCATTGGCGGTTTTGATCTCATTGCCCTGTTGGGCCTTCAGGCGCTTGGCTATCCTCCTGAAAAATCGGTACAAATTAACAGCAACCACCCGGAGAAAGATGCGACTCTTGCTACTGCTTGGCACAAGTATGTAACGGGAAATGTAAGAAGACCCACAGATGCTGCTCCTGTGGCTCTTCTTATCAAACTATCTATTTAA
- the sigJ gene encoding RNA polymerase sigma factor SigJ, with amino-acid sequence MEELYQKYKGLLFKLAYQLTGSVTDAEDVVHDVFLKIVDVPPEKLAEPKAYLCKMVTNRCRDLQKSARRKREQYYGEWLPEPLHSMNDDAIDAVVRDDLLSYAMLVLLERLSPTERVVFVLREALGFDYHEIAELVEKSEVNCRKLFSRANAKMGITSEQLVHSEGATPELVHGFLSALKQGNLNQILSILDQEVVLVSDGGGKVSAVVEPLSTRELVAQFLVGPLHRASTIDGVHIEVVQMNRQPAFILRSSEGIHTVGIFHVEKNRIRNIYIVRNPDKLKHAQ; translated from the coding sequence ATGGAGGAACTGTATCAGAAGTATAAAGGGCTGCTCTTTAAGCTCGCCTACCAATTAACAGGATCTGTTACAGACGCCGAGGATGTTGTACACGATGTTTTTCTGAAAATAGTCGATGTACCGCCGGAGAAGCTAGCAGAACCTAAAGCCTATCTTTGTAAGATGGTAACGAATCGCTGTCGGGATTTACAAAAATCGGCTCGCAGGAAACGGGAGCAATATTATGGGGAATGGCTCCCGGAGCCCCTGCATAGCATGAATGATGATGCGATAGATGCGGTCGTCCGCGACGATCTGCTATCATATGCGATGCTTGTTCTGCTTGAAAGGCTATCACCAACGGAACGTGTCGTATTTGTGCTTCGAGAGGCGCTTGGCTTTGACTATCATGAAATTGCCGAACTGGTGGAGAAGAGTGAGGTGAACTGTCGTAAACTGTTCAGCCGGGCTAACGCGAAAATGGGGATTACATCTGAACAACTTGTTCATTCTGAGGGAGCTACCCCCGAGCTCGTCCATGGCTTCCTGAGCGCTCTGAAACAGGGCAACCTCAATCAAATCTTATCCATCCTGGATCAAGAAGTTGTCCTTGTCTCCGATGGAGGAGGCAAAGTCTCGGCCGTTGTAGAACCCCTCTCTACAAGAGAACTTGTTGCACAGTTCCTGGTTGGTCCACTGCACCGGGCATCAACGATCGATGGAGTTCATATCGAGGTCGTTCAGATGAACAGACAGCCTGCATTTATTCTTCGATCTAGCGAAGGGATTCATACCGTCGGGATATTTCATGTGGAGAAAAATCGGATTCGTAACATTTATATTGTCCGAAACCCGGACAAGCTGAAGCACGCCCAATAA
- a CDS encoding TetR/AcrR family transcriptional regulator — protein sequence MENITKTDRRIIRTKQSITKSFLELFSEKDLEQITINEIAERANVNRGTVYLHYSDKYDLLDKCIEDHINELISLCKKQEANPVSQGMVYNSKPVFDYIRDHFPFFSAMFSNQRASLFRDRLLHFISASLMDKMEGPDNGHVIDNELNAQFLASAFIGIVEWWIRHQMPHSTDFMADQVRKLFKKNQIYPNVMKRS from the coding sequence ATGGAAAATATTACAAAAACTGACCGCCGCATTATTCGAACTAAACAATCTATAACGAAGTCGTTTCTGGAGCTTTTTTCAGAAAAAGATCTTGAACAAATCACCATTAACGAGATAGCGGAGCGTGCCAATGTTAACCGCGGAACCGTTTATCTGCACTACAGTGACAAATACGACCTTTTGGACAAATGCATTGAAGATCACATCAACGAATTGATCTCGTTGTGCAAGAAACAGGAGGCTAATCCGGTTAGCCAGGGAATGGTATATAATTCTAAACCGGTTTTTGATTATATTCGTGACCATTTCCCGTTTTTCTCTGCCATGTTTTCCAATCAAAGAGCCTCTCTATTCCGGGACCGGTTGCTGCATTTTATCTCAGCCAGTCTAATGGATAAAATGGAAGGGCCGGACAATGGGCACGTTATCGACAATGAGTTAAATGCACAATTCTTGGCCTCTGCTTTTATTGGCATTGTGGAGTGGTGGATACGTCATCAAATGCCGCATTCCACGGATTTTATGGCCGATCAGGTCAGAAAATTATTTAAAAAAAATCAGATATATCCAAATGTCATGAAGCGTTCATGA
- a CDS encoding PTS lactose/cellobiose transporter subunit IIA, translated as MEYIEKVMSMIAKSGAARSQAMEAIMVAKQKNYAGAAELLDNASQDLKDAHKVQTQLIQEEAGGTKHEISLLMIHAQDHLMNAMTVKDLAKEIIELHEYTHQLQI; from the coding sequence ATGGAGTATATAGAGAAGGTTATGTCGATGATCGCGAAGTCTGGTGCGGCTAGAAGCCAAGCGATGGAAGCCATTATGGTTGCGAAGCAAAAGAATTACGCTGGTGCGGCTGAGCTTTTGGATAATGCCTCCCAGGATTTGAAGGATGCGCACAAGGTACAGACTCAATTGATACAAGAGGAAGCTGGCGGTACCAAACACGAAATTTCACTGCTGATGATTCACGCCCAGGATCATTTAATGAATGCAATGACCGTCAAAGATTTAGCCAAAGAAATTATCGAGCTGCATGAATATACTCATCAGCTTCAAATTTGA
- a CDS encoding SDR family oxidoreductase produces the protein MENIQNKVVIITGASSGIGEATAKLLAQNGAKVVLAARREERLNAIVNEIKQGGGEAVSVKADVISAEDMQKLAKFALNTYGRIDVWVNNAGVMPSSRLHELRVGEWDQMIDVNIKGVLYGIAAVLPAMREQQSGHIINLSSTAGYQVSPTNAVYAATKFAVRAISEGLRLEESSASRIRSTLIAPGLTKTELFDSITSPEVQTIANQLSGVGISPYSIARAIAFAINEPDDTLISEIMVRPTALP, from the coding sequence ATGGAAAATATACAAAATAAAGTGGTCATTATAACGGGAGCCTCCAGCGGAATAGGAGAAGCTACAGCGAAGTTGTTGGCCCAAAACGGCGCAAAGGTGGTATTGGCTGCAAGGAGAGAGGAACGTCTAAATGCGATTGTAAATGAAATTAAACAGGGTGGCGGCGAGGCCGTTTCTGTAAAAGCAGACGTCATTTCTGCCGAAGATATGCAGAAATTGGCCAAGTTTGCCTTAAATACGTATGGCCGAATTGATGTATGGGTGAACAATGCAGGGGTCATGCCGAGTTCCAGGCTGCATGAATTAAGAGTAGGCGAGTGGGATCAAATGATCGATGTGAACATCAAAGGCGTTTTGTACGGCATCGCAGCGGTATTGCCAGCCATGCGGGAGCAGCAGTCCGGTCATATCATCAACCTATCCTCTACCGCTGGTTATCAGGTCTCCCCTACAAATGCTGTATACGCGGCCACCAAGTTTGCAGTTAGAGCCATCTCGGAAGGACTGCGCCTGGAAGAGTCTTCGGCTTCGCGTATTCGATCTACCTTGATTGCTCCTGGTCTGACGAAGACTGAACTTTTTGACAGTATTACCAGTCCGGAAGTGCAGACGATCGCCAATCAACTAAGCGGTGTAGGGATTTCTCCTTACAGCATTGCTAGAGCCATCGCTTTTGCCATTAATGAACCTGATGACACCCTAATCAGTGAAATTATGGTTAGGCCGACTGCATTACCTTGA
- a CDS encoding carboxymuconolactone decarboxylase family protein, protein MAQRINYMQQSPEFSKKMMELSNAEKESSIEEKIRHLVHIRASQMNGCGFCLDMHVKEAKIHGESELRLYHISIWRESTLFSPRERAALAWTEVLTKLPEHGVSDDIYDRVRGQLSEKEISDLTFSIMAINAWNRVNVAFKNVPGSADAAFGLTKAGLS, encoded by the coding sequence ATGGCACAACGTATAAATTACATGCAACAATCACCGGAATTTTCCAAAAAAATGATGGAGCTCAGCAATGCCGAGAAGGAAAGTTCAATTGAAGAGAAAATTCGTCATCTCGTTCATATCAGAGCCTCGCAAATGAATGGGTGTGGATTTTGTCTGGATATGCATGTGAAGGAGGCTAAGATCCATGGCGAGAGCGAGCTGCGCCTCTATCACATCTCGATTTGGCGTGAATCCACGCTATTTAGCCCACGCGAACGGGCTGCGCTGGCATGGACCGAGGTTCTGACCAAGCTGCCGGAGCATGGCGTATCTGATGACATCTATGACCGCGTTCGCGGACAATTGTCTGAAAAAGAAATTTCAGATCTCACCTTCTCGATCATGGCGATCAATGCCTGGAACCGTGTTAACGTCGCCTTTAAGAACGTACCGGGTTCAGCTGACGCAGCATTTGGATTGACTAAAGCCGGCCTGAGCTAA
- a CDS encoding dihydrofolate reductase family protein produces MAKIVFALNQSLDGFVDHDHPAFQPDPVLFRHFIDDVRGLAGSLYGRRMYEIMRYWDGDHMEWDAPEREYAAAWQSKPKWVVSRTLKSVGPNASLIEGDLAAAIRGLKAQHEGEIEVAGPELAHSLTELGLVDEYRLYLHPVVLGHGKPFFAGPRPPLRLVASDRIGEKVIRLTYVPA; encoded by the coding sequence ATGGCAAAGATCGTTTTCGCATTGAACCAGTCTCTGGACGGATTCGTCGACCACGACCACCCGGCATTTCAGCCCGACCCCGTGCTATTCCGTCATTTCATCGACGACGTGCGCGGCCTAGCGGGCAGCCTGTACGGGCGCCGCATGTACGAGATCATGCGGTATTGGGACGGAGACCATATGGAATGGGATGCGCCGGAACGGGAATACGCAGCGGCGTGGCAAAGCAAACCGAAGTGGGTGGTGTCGAGGACGTTAAAGTCCGTCGGTCCGAACGCTTCTCTGATCGAGGGCGACCTCGCAGCGGCCATACGTGGGCTGAAGGCTCAGCATGAAGGGGAGATTGAAGTTGCCGGGCCGGAGTTGGCCCACAGTCTAACGGAGCTCGGTCTCGTTGATGAGTATCGACTCTATCTCCATCCAGTCGTGCTGGGTCACGGCAAGCCTTTCTTCGCCGGTCCTCGGCCGCCGCTGCGCCTCGTGGCAAGCGATCGAATTGGCGAGAAGGTAATCAGGTTGACCTACGTTCCAGCTTAG
- a CDS encoding HPr family phosphocarrier protein, with translation MQKTFRITDEDGIHARPATTLVNTATKYKNTEAFAEARGKKVTLKSILGVLSLGLETGDTLTLITEGGEEAEALGALQEVMVKEGLGEVHE, from the coding sequence ATGCAAAAAACATTCAGAATTACCGATGAAGACGGAATTCATGCACGTCCGGCGACTACGCTAGTCAATACAGCTACTAAATATAAGAATACCGAAGCTTTTGCGGAAGCCAGAGGCAAGAAGGTTACATTGAAATCCATTCTGGGTGTGCTGTCCCTGGGCCTTGAAACCGGCGACACGCTAACTCTGATTACGGAAGGAGGAGAGGAGGCAGAAGCACTGGGCGCACTCCAGGAAGTGATGGTTAAAGAAGGGCTGGGCGAGGTTCATGAATAG
- a CDS encoding BglG family transcription antiterminator — protein sequence MYPRIVLILQYLLHTDSSVTGEQLAIEIGVTSRTIRSDIKVLHDLISSHGAEVQSLRGIGYELKISDRSAFDAWLKKHMSSAAVATGTFMDRVGFVMRTLLLAEGYVKLEKLADQMYVSKSTVQNVLKSVRQRLNVYGLQITTKPGYGLKISGEEYQLRLCIADSFREDVNQTGVDDAEDNGYPLFFSRDEFIEVRDIIIGNMRRHGLFFSDRGLHNLAIHIMIAVRRIREGYLILSLPREYMWSANSKEATAAQDIAAALVSRSALMFYPEYEVEYLTMHLMGTELSIELGDTQRMALTESDQEYRMYVKSMIEEMEALLELGIMHDSELEWGLTLHLKHALSRIRFGMGFNNPMLDSIKMEYPLAFQAAIVGAAKLQKLSGLHISEQEIGYIALHIGAALERLEERYAVKKCIIVCSTGLGSARLLYHKINRHFGSKLEVVGTYGYYNLDQAPLEIIDFIVSTVPLPAELPLPVVQVQTLLQNSDLQQIQRMVLHLGQELIGFIREELTFLQLDLENRDEVISYLCNELESRHLVTPAFLESVKQREQLSSTAFGNRTALPHPLVPQTKETFGVICTLKKPVMWGDKPVQFVCLLCVGKKNQQELTILYDTLIQITESPELVEQLIKAETFRELSCFFS from the coding sequence ATGTATCCCCGGATTGTACTCATCCTGCAGTATTTGCTCCATACGGACTCTTCAGTGACCGGAGAGCAACTCGCTATTGAGATTGGAGTGACCTCAAGAACGATACGAAGCGATATCAAGGTATTGCACGACCTGATATCCAGTCACGGAGCCGAGGTTCAGTCTTTGCGGGGAATAGGCTATGAACTGAAGATTAGTGATCGGTCGGCTTTTGATGCCTGGCTCAAAAAGCATATGTCCAGCGCAGCTGTTGCAACAGGAACTTTTATGGACCGGGTCGGTTTCGTTATGAGAACATTGTTGTTGGCGGAAGGCTATGTGAAATTAGAGAAATTAGCAGATCAAATGTATGTTAGTAAATCAACAGTCCAAAACGTGTTGAAGTCCGTGAGGCAGAGACTGAATGTCTACGGACTTCAAATCACAACCAAGCCAGGCTATGGCTTGAAGATTAGCGGAGAAGAATACCAGCTTCGATTGTGCATCGCGGATTCTTTTCGGGAAGATGTTAACCAGACAGGCGTGGATGATGCGGAGGATAACGGATATCCCCTTTTTTTCAGCAGGGATGAATTTATAGAGGTCCGTGACATCATCATTGGAAATATGAGGAGACATGGCTTGTTTTTTTCAGATCGCGGCCTTCACAATCTCGCCATTCATATTATGATTGCTGTACGACGGATCCGGGAAGGATATCTAATATTATCCTTGCCGCGGGAGTACATGTGGTCCGCCAACAGCAAAGAAGCGACAGCCGCCCAGGACATTGCAGCCGCCCTGGTGTCCCGGTCTGCCCTTATGTTTTATCCTGAATATGAGGTGGAGTACCTGACTATGCACTTAATGGGTACAGAGTTGTCTATAGAACTGGGAGATACCCAGCGAATGGCATTGACAGAGTCGGACCAAGAATACCGGATGTATGTCAAATCCATGATTGAAGAGATGGAAGCGCTCCTAGAACTCGGGATCATGCATGATTCAGAGCTGGAATGGGGGCTTACCTTGCATCTCAAGCACGCTCTCAGCCGCATTCGCTTTGGGATGGGCTTCAACAACCCGATGCTGGACTCTATCAAGATGGAATATCCGCTTGCTTTCCAAGCAGCCATTGTTGGAGCCGCCAAGCTGCAAAAGCTATCAGGCCTGCACATCTCTGAGCAAGAAATTGGCTATATTGCGCTCCATATCGGAGCTGCACTGGAACGGCTGGAAGAGCGTTATGCCGTCAAAAAGTGCATTATCGTGTGCAGCACAGGACTTGGCAGTGCCCGCCTGTTATATCATAAGATCAATAGGCATTTCGGTTCTAAACTGGAGGTCGTCGGCACTTATGGATATTATAATTTGGACCAGGCTCCGCTGGAGATCATCGATTTTATTGTGAGTACCGTTCCTCTCCCGGCTGAATTGCCACTTCCGGTCGTACAAGTACAAACCCTGCTTCAGAACTCGGACCTTCAGCAAATTCAGAGGATGGTCTTACATCTTGGGCAGGAACTTATTGGCTTTATCCGTGAAGAGCTGACATTTTTGCAGTTGGATCTGGAGAACAGGGATGAAGTTATAAGTTATCTATGTAACGAGTTGGAGTCCAGGCATCTGGTGACACCTGCATTTCTGGAATCCGTTAAACAGAGGGAACAGCTCTCATCTACCGCTTTTGGCAATCGGACAGCCCTGCCGCATCCGCTTGTTCCACAAACGAAAGAAACCTTTGGTGTCATCTGCACTTTGAAAAAACCTGTGATGTGGGGAGACAAGCCTGTTCAGTTCGTTTGCCTTTTATGTGTGGGGAAGAAGAATCAACAGGAGCTGACAATCCTTTACGATACCCTGATCCAAATCACGGAAAGCCCTGAGCTGGTTGAGCAGCTGATTAAAGCAGAGACATTCCGGGAGTTAAGCTGCTTTTTTTCCTAA
- a CDS encoding PTS sugar transporter subunit IIB, whose translation MIKIVLVCSAGMSTSLMVKKMQEAAQTGGQEVSIQATAGENLSNFGNDIDVLMLGPQVAYMRKDYEKKFVPKGVKVDVINTVDYGRMNGEKVLARALELAAE comes from the coding sequence ATGATTAAGATTGTACTTGTATGCTCTGCTGGTATGTCTACCAGCTTGATGGTTAAAAAAATGCAGGAAGCAGCTCAGACAGGTGGCCAGGAGGTAAGCATTCAAGCGACTGCCGGAGAGAATCTGTCCAACTTTGGTAATGACATTGATGTATTAATGCTTGGCCCGCAGGTTGCATATATGCGGAAGGATTATGAGAAGAAATTTGTGCCTAAGGGTGTCAAAGTAGATGTGATCAATACAGTTGATTATGGACGGATGAACGGAGAAAAAGTCCTGGCCAGAGCCTTGGAACTGGCAGCAGAGTAG
- a CDS encoding spore coat associated protein CotJA translates to MESQERVYFPFRGPFDPCPPVPFKTYVVPPNQFINFQPPNWPQFSLPEALRAGTLWPALFSPYESKSKGGK, encoded by the coding sequence ATGGAATCACAAGAGAGGGTATATTTCCCTTTTCGGGGCCCGTTCGATCCATGCCCGCCGGTGCCGTTCAAGACGTATGTTGTCCCGCCGAACCAGTTTATCAATTTTCAGCCGCCGAATTGGCCGCAGTTTTCGCTGCCCGAGGCTTTGAGGGCAGGTACGCTGTGGCCTGCGCTGTTCAGCCCTTATGAATCCAAGAGCAAAGGAGGCAAGTAG
- a CDS encoding manganese catalase family protein, whose product MWIYEKKLQYPVRVSKCDVRMARYLTEQYGGADGELAAALRYMNQRYAIPDKVIGVLTDISTEEFAHLEMIATMIYKLTKDASISELEAAGLGPNYAQRDHALFYQNSAGVPWTATYIQAKGDPLADLYEDIAAEEKARATYQWLIDMTDDVDLQDSLKFLREREIVHALRFKESVQIIIDEREQKRVF is encoded by the coding sequence ATGTGGATATATGAGAAAAAACTGCAGTATCCGGTGCGTGTCAGCAAATGCGATGTGCGGATGGCGCGTTATCTAACGGAGCAGTACGGAGGAGCGGACGGGGAGCTGGCAGCCGCGTTGCGGTATATGAATCAGCGGTATGCTATTCCAGACAAAGTAATAGGGGTGTTAACGGACATTTCGACTGAGGAATTTGCCCATTTGGAAATGATTGCTACAATGATATATAAATTAACAAAAGATGCATCAATTAGTGAACTTGAAGCTGCCGGACTCGGGCCGAACTATGCACAGCGCGACCATGCGCTATTCTACCAGAATTCGGCAGGTGTGCCCTGGACGGCAACGTATATCCAGGCCAAGGGTGATCCGCTGGCTGACCTTTACGAGGACATTGCGGCCGAAGAAAAGGCCCGGGCTACATACCAGTGGCTGATCGACATGACGGATGACGTAGACCTGCAGGACAGCCTGAAGTTCCTGCGGGAGCGGGAGATTGTGCATGCGTTAAGATTTAAGGAGTCGGTGCAGATTATTATTGATGAGCGGGAGCAGAAGCGGGTGTTCTGA